A single Pseudomonas sp. DC1.2 DNA region contains:
- the sstT gene encoding serine/threonine transporter SstT, protein MSASPPSLLQRLKRTRLVTQIVIGLIAGITLALLAPDVAMSTAFIGKVFVSALKAVAPILVFVLVMASIANHKHGQETHIRPILFLYLLGTFAAAVVAVVASTLFPSSLVLATHDVAVTAPGGISEVLQNLLLSVVDNPISALMNANFIGILAWAIGMGIAIRHAGDATREVLGDLSNGVTLIVRLVIRFAPLGIFGLVASTLATSGFGALLGYMHLLAVLLGCMLFVALVMNPAIVFWKLRRNPYPLVLMCLRESGITAFFTRSSAANIPVNLELSKRLGLHEDTYSVSIPLGATINMAGAAITITVLTLAAVHTLGIAVDIPTAILLSVVAAICACGASGVAGGSLLLIPLACSLFGIPSEIAMQVVAVGFIIGVLQDSAETALNSSTDVLFTAAACLGEDAKAQRLA, encoded by the coding sequence ATGAGTGCTTCGCCCCCTTCCCTATTGCAACGCCTGAAACGCACGCGCCTAGTGACACAAATCGTCATTGGCCTGATCGCCGGAATCACGTTGGCGTTACTGGCCCCCGATGTGGCGATGTCCACCGCCTTCATCGGCAAAGTCTTTGTCTCGGCCCTCAAAGCCGTGGCGCCGATTCTGGTGTTCGTGCTCGTCATGGCCTCTATCGCCAACCACAAGCATGGCCAGGAAACCCACATCCGGCCGATTCTGTTTCTGTACCTGCTGGGCACCTTCGCGGCGGCCGTCGTAGCGGTGGTCGCCAGCACCTTGTTCCCGTCCAGCCTGGTACTGGCGACACACGACGTCGCGGTGACGGCCCCCGGAGGTATCAGCGAGGTGTTGCAAAATCTGCTGCTCAGCGTGGTCGACAACCCGATCAGCGCCCTGATGAACGCCAATTTCATCGGCATTCTGGCCTGGGCGATCGGCATGGGCATCGCCATTCGCCATGCCGGTGATGCAACCCGCGAAGTACTCGGCGACCTGTCCAACGGCGTGACCTTGATCGTGCGTTTGGTCATCCGTTTCGCACCGTTGGGGATCTTCGGGCTGGTTGCCTCGACCCTGGCCACCTCCGGCTTCGGCGCCTTGCTCGGCTACATGCATCTGCTCGCAGTGCTGCTGGGGTGCATGCTCTTTGTGGCGCTGGTGATGAACCCGGCCATCGTGTTCTGGAAACTGCGTCGCAACCCCTATCCATTAGTGCTCATGTGTTTGCGCGAAAGCGGCATCACCGCGTTTTTCACTCGCAGCTCGGCGGCGAATATTCCCGTCAACCTGGAGCTGAGCAAGCGCTTGGGCCTGCATGAAGACACTTACTCCGTATCAATCCCGCTGGGCGCGACCATCAACATGGCCGGCGCTGCGATCACCATCACCGTGCTGACCCTCGCGGCCGTACACACATTGGGCATTGCCGTTGATATTCCGACGGCCATTCTGCTCAGCGTTGTCGCAGCAATCTGTGCGTGTGGCGCTTCTGGCGTGGCGGGTGGTTCGTTGTTGCTGATCCCCTTGGCGTGCAGCCTGTTCGGTATCCCGAGTGAAATCGCCATGCAGGTGGTCGCGGTCGGTTTTATTATCGGCGTGTTACAGGACTCAGCGGAGACCGCACTGAACTCTTCCACCGACGTGCTGTTCACCGCAGCCGCGTGCCTGGGTGAAGACGCGAAAGCCCAACGCCTCGCGTAA
- a CDS encoding MFS transporter produces the protein MLLPILLLSAAGFTVLTTEFVIVGLLPAIARDLEVTVPQAGLLVTLFAFTVAVFGPFLTAYCTRFERRKLFISVLIMFGVANTVAAFAPNIWVMAVARLIPALGLPVFWALASETAVDIVGPDYAGRAIAKIGFGIVCATVFGIPVGTLISDSFGWRSAFGILAVIAFAKALLLYVYLPKTSLHQHPISFRSQFKILRSPLMVGHVLLSVMVFSGMFTAYTYLADILERLAGFNGTVVGWCLMGFGAVGLIGNSLGGRAVDRHPLIASMMFCAFMITGMVALVPNIHSPLGLAAALGIWGVTQAALFLVSHVRLMKAAPEAPAFAASLNIAGANLGIGLGAMVGGKVINSVGLGSLGFAAAGFILMSILLAMALMTFKPRQVCA, from the coding sequence ATGCTGTTGCCCATTCTTCTGTTGTCCGCCGCCGGGTTTACGGTGCTGACCACGGAATTCGTTATCGTCGGCCTGTTGCCGGCGATCGCTCGCGACCTCGAAGTCACTGTGCCCCAGGCCGGTTTGCTGGTGACGTTGTTCGCCTTTACCGTGGCGGTGTTCGGGCCGTTTCTGACTGCGTACTGCACCCGGTTCGAGCGGCGCAAACTGTTTATCAGCGTCTTGATCATGTTCGGCGTGGCCAACACGGTCGCCGCGTTTGCTCCGAATATCTGGGTGATGGCTGTGGCGCGACTGATCCCGGCCCTCGGGCTGCCGGTGTTTTGGGCATTGGCCAGTGAAACCGCAGTGGACATCGTCGGACCGGACTACGCAGGGCGAGCCATTGCCAAGATCGGCTTCGGCATTGTCTGCGCGACGGTGTTCGGTATTCCCGTTGGCACGTTGATCTCCGATTCTTTCGGCTGGCGCAGTGCCTTCGGTATTCTGGCGGTGATTGCATTTGCCAAGGCCTTGTTGCTGTATGTCTACCTGCCCAAAACCAGCCTGCATCAGCACCCGATAAGTTTCCGTTCACAGTTCAAAATTCTGCGTAGCCCCCTGATGGTGGGGCATGTGCTGTTGTCGGTCATGGTCTTCAGCGGCATGTTCACCGCTTATACCTACCTGGCCGATATTCTTGAGCGCCTGGCTGGCTTCAACGGCACGGTGGTCGGTTGGTGCCTCATGGGCTTCGGAGCGGTGGGGTTGATCGGTAACTCGTTAGGCGGTCGCGCGGTGGATCGTCATCCGTTGATCGCTTCGATGATGTTCTGCGCGTTTATGATTACCGGCATGGTGGCGCTGGTGCCGAACATTCATTCGCCCCTTGGACTGGCGGCGGCGCTGGGTATCTGGGGGGTGACTCAGGCCGCGTTATTCCTGGTCAGCCATGTCCGCTTGATGAAGGCTGCCCCTGAAGCGCCGGCCTTTGCTGCATCGCTGAATATTGCCGGCGCCAATCTCGGCATAGGCCTGGGGGCGATGGTGGGCGGCAAGGTGATCAATTCGGTAGGGCTGGGCAGTCTTGGTTTTGC